The Methanobrevibacter wolinii SH genome includes a window with the following:
- a CDS encoding 4Fe-4S binding protein gives MAIIINADKCGHIENCPGEGLCIKLCESGALTNVDGDVSVDNSKCDECDLCIQNCPNQAISKA, from the coding sequence ATGGCAATTATTATAAATGCAGATAAATGTGGACATATTGAAAATTGTCCTGGTGAAGGTTTATGTATAAAATTATGTGAATCTGGTGCTCTTACTAATGTTGATGGTGATGTATCTGTCGATAATAGTAAATGTGATGAATGCGATTTATGTATTCAAAACTGTCCTAATCAAGCTATATCTAAAGCATAG
- a CDS encoding metal-dependent hydrolase codes for MEIKWLGHSAFEIITSDTTILIDPFISNNPVCSTPVEELNPDIICLTHGHSDHFGDLLELAEVNNPVVVTNAELAVFLQKQGIEAVSMNIGGSISVRDIRITMLDAKHSSDIDFVEENCIPGGSAASFLFTFEDGTKIYHAGDTGLYSDMENIIGRIYKPDVLMVPIGDKFTMGPFEGALATHWMSPKVVIPMHYNTFPAIEQDPVVFSNFVKQLNPSIDVVIMNPGETYEVPDFNDED; via the coding sequence ATGGAAATTAAATGGTTAGGTCATTCTGCATTTGAAATTATTACTAGTGATACAACTATTCTTATAGATCCATTTATTAGTAATAATCCTGTATGTAGTACACCAGTTGAAGAATTAAATCCAGATATTATTTGTTTAACTCATGGACATTCTGATCATTTTGGGGATTTACTTGAACTTGCTGAAGTTAATAATCCTGTTGTGGTTACTAATGCTGAACTTGCTGTATTTTTACAAAAACAAGGAATTGAAGCAGTTAGTATGAATATTGGAGGTTCAATTTCAGTACGTGATATTAGGATTACTATGTTAGATGCTAAACATTCATCAGACATTGATTTTGTAGAAGAGAATTGTATACCTGGTGGTAGTGCAGCTAGTTTCCTATTTACTTTTGAAGATGGAACTAAAATTTATCATGCAGGAGATACTGGATTATACAGTGATATGGAAAATATTATTGGTAGAATTTATAAACCTGATGTACTTATGGTACCTATTGGGGATAAATTTACAATGGGTCCTTTTGAAGGTGCTTTAGCAACTCATTGGATGTCACCAAAAGTAGTTATTCCAATGCATTATAATACATTTCCTGCAATTGAACAAGATCCTGTAGTTTTCTCTAATTTTGTAAAACAATTAAATCCATCTATTGATGTAGTTATTATGAACCCTGGAGAAACTTATGAGGTTCCAGATTTTAATGATGAAGATTAA
- a CDS encoding class III signal peptide-containing protein: MNKIKFSIKKLNNEENGQGAAEYILLFGGVIVIAIAAILIYKSYFQNSANKLNASSDMDKLRENISA; the protein is encoded by the coding sequence ATGAATAAAATAAAATTTTCAATTAAGAAATTAAATAATGAAGAAAATGGTCAAGGAGCTGCAGAATACATCCTATTATTTGGTGGTGTTATTGTAATTGCAATAGCTGCAATATTAATTTATAAATCATACTTCCAAAATAGTGCAAATAAATTAAATGCAAGTTCTGATATGGACAAACTTAGAGAAAACATTTCTGCATAA
- the fwdF gene encoding tungsten-dependent formylmethanofuran dehydrogenase subunit FwdF yields the protein MSLVKREGVESRELIHDNDKCVGCGICADICPTESLRLGPIVPIARGLLKMDYISCNSKNCVLCGLCASACPFDALSLKIDDEFISNIENYPVWHNGAEINEEDCLYCENCVEACPRDSIFFKRELPNRNDLLIGTIDVNEEDCIYCKVCAELCPAEAIKISSNNEFGIPDTIEISDDKCVYCQVCKRACPQNAIKAICSTCMHQEEIEKPKITGTIFIEQKCVNCGWCESVCPADAVEVNKPFIGEVLRNPELVCKGESCHACQDVCPCNAIEIINNESSINPSYCVLCGACAKACPQHLLTIKRNSMKLDNIQSPSWKDILGKLVE from the coding sequence ATGTCACTTGTTAAAAGAGAAGGTGTTGAAAGTAGGGAATTAATTCATGATAATGATAAATGTGTAGGATGTGGAATTTGTGCAGATATTTGTCCTACAGAATCATTAAGATTAGGTCCTATTGTACCTATTGCACGTGGTTTATTAAAAATGGATTATATTTCTTGTAATTCAAAAAATTGTGTATTATGTGGATTATGTGCAAGTGCTTGTCCATTTGATGCTTTATCTTTAAAAATCGATGATGAATTTATTTCTAATATTGAAAATTATCCTGTTTGGCATAATGGTGCAGAAATTAATGAAGAAGACTGTTTATATTGTGAAAACTGTGTAGAAGCATGTCCTAGGGATTCAATATTCTTTAAAAGAGAATTACCTAATCGTAATGACTTACTTATTGGTACTATTGATGTTAATGAAGAAGATTGTATTTATTGTAAAGTATGTGCAGAATTATGTCCTGCTGAAGCAATTAAAATTAGCTCAAATAATGAGTTTGGAATTCCAGATACTATAGAAATTTCTGATGATAAATGTGTATATTGTCAAGTATGTAAAAGGGCTTGTCCTCAAAATGCTATTAAAGCAATTTGTTCAACATGTATGCATCAAGAAGAAATTGAAAAACCTAAAATTACAGGTACAATCTTTATTGAACAAAAATGTGTTAACTGTGGATGGTGTGAGTCTGTATGTCCTGCAGATGCTGTTGAAGTTAACAAACCATTTATTGGTGAGGTATTAAGGAATCCTGAATTAGTATGTAAAGGCGAATCTTGTCATGCATGTCAAGATGTATGTCCATGTAATGCAATTGAGATTATTAATAATGAATCTTCTATTAATCCAAGTTATTGTGTTTTATGTGGTGCATGTGCTAAAGCTTGTCCTCAACATTTACTCACTATTAAACGTAACAGTATGAAATTAGATAATATTCAATCTCCTTCATGGAAAGATATTCTTGGAAAATTAGTTGAATAA
- a CDS encoding phosphopantetheine adenylyltransferase, giving the protein MINKRYKKVVVGGTFDKFHYGHRKLLETAFQLGDFVEIGVTSDSFGGLKGDIDPCKVRMQNLSKFFKDYDNFHLCKLEDKYGPSIYEEDFDAIVVTEETEPTAIEINEIRKKKSMKPLDIVVVSFVLADDNIPISSTRIRNGEIDKKGNLLD; this is encoded by the coding sequence ATGATTAATAAAAGATATAAAAAAGTTGTTGTCGGTGGAACCTTTGATAAGTTTCATTATGGTCATAGAAAATTATTGGAAACTGCTTTTCAATTAGGGGATTTTGTTGAAATAGGGGTTACTTCTGATAGTTTCGGTGGTCTTAAAGGGGATATTGATCCTTGTAAAGTACGTATGCAGAATTTATCTAAATTTTTTAAGGATTATGATAATTTTCACTTATGTAAATTAGAAGATAAATATGGTCCTAGTATTTATGAAGAAGATTTTGATGCAATTGTTGTTACTGAAGAAACAGAACCTACAGCAATTGAAATTAATGAAATTCGTAAGAAAAAATCCATGAAACCTTTGGATATTGTTGTTGTGAGTTTTGTTTTGGCAGATGATAATATTCCTATATCTTCTACGAGAATACGTAATGGTGAAATAGATAAAAAAGGTAATCTTCTTGATTAA